One window of the Nitrospirota bacterium genome contains the following:
- a CDS encoding ABC transporter ATP-binding protein: MGTKKQPIIIAKNVSKSFEGGRVQALRDVNLTVESGEFMAIMGPSGSGKSTLLSILGALEPPEAGEILFEGRTLFSQTDLADFRSRKIGFVFQAFHLIPTLTALENVQIPMMATEVDVAERSHRAVSLLDEFGLHERLHFRPHQLSGGERQRVAIARALSNSPEVILADEPTGNLDTSSAEKVLEALVSANQEHGVTVIVVTHDQSVAFHARRVLQLRDGRIQDAAVSRDGLNIEPKSPPKGVMEKLRFVRLDANGAFSFKRIPFSRSDRASVERIMKDDLFPLEKADMINLSTDGLLAFTPSPLEEGDLMALSLSLQDQPVPLLCRVLGLTALEDRGFQVRGQFVEVSEHARDRLLAHLDTLNHSS; encoded by the coding sequence ATGGGAACGAAGAAACAACCCATCATCATCGCGAAGAACGTCTCAAAATCCTTCGAGGGAGGCCGCGTGCAGGCTCTCCGCGACGTCAACCTCACCGTGGAGAGCGGCGAGTTCATGGCCATCATGGGACCGAGCGGAAGCGGGAAATCCACTCTCCTGAGCATCCTGGGCGCGCTGGAGCCACCCGAAGCCGGGGAGATTCTGTTCGAGGGACGCACCCTGTTCAGCCAGACCGATCTCGCCGACTTCCGGTCCCGCAAGATCGGTTTCGTTTTCCAGGCTTTTCACCTGATCCCCACGCTTACCGCTCTGGAAAACGTGCAAATTCCCATGATGGCGACCGAAGTGGACGTTGCCGAGCGGTCGCATCGCGCCGTCTCTCTCCTCGATGAATTCGGCCTCCATGAACGGCTCCATTTTCGTCCCCATCAACTCTCGGGCGGAGAACGTCAGAGGGTGGCGATCGCCCGCGCGTTGTCCAATTCGCCCGAGGTGATTCTGGCCGACGAACCGACGGGGAACCTCGATACCTCCTCCGCCGAAAAAGTACTCGAAGCCCTGGTCTCCGCCAACCAGGAGCACGGGGTGACGGTGATCGTGGTGACGCACGATCAGAGCGTCGCGTTCCACGCCCGGCGCGTGCTTCAGCTTCGCGACGGTCGAATCCAGGATGCCGCGGTGTCCCGCGACGGTCTGAACATTGAGCCGAAGTCCCCTCCAAAGGGCGTCATGGAGAAGCTGCGGTTCGTCAGGCTCGATGCCAACGGCGCGTTCTCGTTCAAGCGCATCCCGTTCAGCCGGAGCGATCGGGCCTCGGTCGAACGGATCATGAAGGACGACCTGTTCCCCTTGGAAAAGGCCGACATGATCAATCTGAGCACGGACGGTCTTCTCGCATTCACGCCTTCGCCTCTCGAGGAGGGCGATCTCATGGCGCTCTCGCTCTCTTTGCAGGATCAGCCGGTGCCCCTGCTCTGCCGCGTTTTGGGGCTGACGGCTTTGGAAGACCGCGGTTTTCAAGTCCGCGGCCAGTTCGTGGAAGTCTCAGAACACGCCCGCGACCGCCTCCTCGCCCACCTGGACACCCTCAACCACTCCTCCTGA